From Nycticebus coucang isolate mNycCou1 chromosome 6, mNycCou1.pri, whole genome shotgun sequence, the proteins below share one genomic window:
- the LCTL gene encoding lactase-like protein, with protein sequence MKPARDVTLWWMLLLVLRLGTAKKGSPEEASFYYGTFPLGFSWGVGSSAYQTEGAWDQDGKGPSIWDAFTHSRKGKVLGDETADVACDSYYKVQEDIVLLRELQVNHYRFSLSWPRLLPTGIRAEQVNKKGIKFYSDFIDDLLKINITPIVTLHHWDLPQLLQVKYGGWQNVSMTSYFSDYADLCFEAFGDRVKHWITFSDPQAMAEKGYETGYHAPGLKLHGTGLYTAAHHIIKAHAQAWHSYNSTWRSKQQGLVGISLNCDWGEPLDISNPKDVEAAERYLQFCLGWFANPIYAGDYPQAMKDHIGRKSAEQGLDMSRLPVFSLQEKSYIKGTSDFLGLGHFTTRYITERIYPSRQGPSYQNDRDLIELVDPNWPDLGSKWLYSVPWGFRRLLNFAQTQYGDPPIYVTENGASQKLHCTQLCDEWRIHYLKGYINEMLKAIKDGANVKGYTSWSLLDKFEWEKGYSDRYGFYYVEFNDRNKPRYPKASVQYYKKIITANGFPSPREVESWHLKALEICSINNQMLAAEPLLSHMQMVTEIVVPTVCTLCVLTAAVLLTLLLRRQS encoded by the exons ATGAAGCCAGCGCGGGATGTCACCCTTTGGTGGATGCTACTGCTGGTGCTCAGGCTGGGGACTGCCAAGAAGGGGTCCCCAGAAGAGGCCTCCTTCTACTATGGAACCTTCCCACTTG GCTTCTCCTGGGGTGTGGGCAGTTCTGCCTACCAGACAGAGGGTGCCTGGGACCAGGATGGGAAAGGGCCCAGCATCTGGGATGCCTTCACACACAGCAGGAAAGGGAAGGTGCTCGGGGATGAGACAGCCGATGTGGCCTGTGATAGCTACTACAAGGTCCAG GAGGACATCGTTCTGCTGAGGGAGCTGCAGGTTAACCACTACCGATTCTCCCTGTCTTGGCCCCGGCTCCTGCCCACAGGCATCCGAG CTGAGCAGGTGAACAAGAAGGGAATCAAATTCTACAGTGATTTTATCGATGACCTTCTGAAGATCAACATCACGCCCATCGTGACCTTGCACCACTGGGACCTGCCCCAG CTGCTCCAGGTCAAATATGGCGGGTGGCAGAACGTGAGCATGACCAGCTACTTCAGTGATTACGCTGATCTGTGCTTCGAGGCCTTTGGGGACCGGGTGAAACATTGGATTACATTCAGTGATCCTCAG GCAATGGCAGAAAAAGGCTATGAGACAGGCTACCACGCACCTGGCCTGAAGCTCCATGGCACTGGCCTGTACACGGCAGCACATCACATCATTAAG GCCCACGCCCAAGCCTGGCATTCTTATAACAGTACGTGGCGCAGCAAGCAGCAAG gtCTGGTGGGGATTTCACTGAACTGTGACTGGGGGGAACCTCTGGACATTAGTAACCCTAAGGATGTAGAGGCTGCTGAGAGATACCTACAATTCTGCCTGGGCTGGTTTGCTAACCCCATTTATGCTGGTGACTACCCTCAAGCCATGAAGGACCATATTG GAAGAAAGAGTGCAGAGCAAGGCCTGGATATGTCAAGGTTACCAGTGTTCTCACTCCAGGAGAAGAGCTACATTAAAGGCACATCTGATTTCTTGGGATTAGGTCACTTTACTACTCGATATATCACAGAAAGGATCTACCCCTCCCGCCAAGGGCCCAGCTACCAGAACGATCGTGACTTAATAGAACTAGTTGACCCAAATTGGCCAGATCTGGGGTCTAAATGGCTATATTCTGTGCCATGGGGATTTAGAAGGCTCCTCAATTTTGCCCAG ACTCAATATGGTGATCCTCCCATATATGTGACAGAAAATGGAGCATCTCAAAAATTACACTGTACTCAATTATGTGATGAATGGAGAATTCATTATCTTAAAGGATACATAAATGAAATGCTGAAAG CTATAAAAGACGGTGCTAATGTAAAAGGGTATACTTCCTGGTCTCTGTTGGATAAGTTTGAATGGGAGAAAGGATACTCAGATAGATACGGATTCTACTATGTCGAATTTAATGACAGAAATAAGCCTCGCTATCCAAAGGCTTCAGTTCAATATTACAAGAAGATTATCACTGCCAATGGGTTTCCCAGTCCAAGAGAG GTGGAAAGTTGGCACCTCAAAGCCCTGGAAATTTGCTCTATCAACAATCAGATGCTTGCTGCAG AGCCTTTGCTTAGTCACATGCAAATGGTTACGGAGATTGTGGTTCCTACAGTCTGCACACTCTGTGTACTCACTGCTGCTGTTCTGCTCACGCTTCTCCTAAGGAGGCAGAGCTGA